Below is a genomic region from Sinobacterium norvegicum.
TGCCAGTTGCGCCACCGGATCAATATCACAGGCGACGACATGGGAGGCTCCGGCCTTGGCCGCGGCTATCGCCGCCACCCCCGAACCGCAACCAAAATCCAGCACTCGCTTGCCGGCTACCCAGGCCGGATTATCGATGATATATCGCGCCAACACCTGACCACTGGCCCAACAGAAGGCCCAATACGAAGGCTCGTTCATCAACCGCATCATGGTGTCGTAATCGAGTTCATGCTGAGGGTAGTTTGCATCCAACAGATACAGTGCCAATTCGGGGCACTGTGGTAGCAACTGACAGTCAACTATCGCCTTGGGCAGGGTGATCTGCATTTGCTCAGTCAACGCCGATGAGCAATGACCTAATTGTTCAATGGGAAATAATGACGACATATTTTCAACTCTTGATGAGGCCGGCAATATAACAACTCAAGGGGGTTTTATCAGCTAAAATGCCAATTTGGTAATAAGTGCTATAATTATAAAATCACGGAAGCGCAACAAGTTAATAATAACTAGAAGTTTTTAAGTAAATTTGCACTCACTGTTCGCTTTGAACAGGCCAAGGAGAATAAGAATGCCAACACCCACCGCAACTGAACGTCAAATGGCTGTGCGCGAAGCAATCCGTATGCGCGAGAGCGAAGAAGATCCCTACTATTTAGCCAAGACCATGCTCAACCAGGATCTGTCACTGAAAAAGCTGATGATTGTACTCGACAAGGCCGAGACCCTGCTCGAAGCCAGTGACAGCGAGGATGAGATCAATACCGAGTTAGCCGCTGCCATTGCCACGGTTTACCGCGTGATTAACAATACCGGCAAAACCACCAGCGGCGCAGCCAAGGCATAATTAACGCGTCATAATGTCGGTTTCAACCGTGGCCAATCGTTGCGCTAACTCGGCCAGCGGTTGCCTTTGTTGCTGATATAACTGCCGCCAACGCTCACTCACCCGTTGTTGCAATTGTTGCTGCTGTAACGGGCTTATCTCTTTCAACAGCGCAATCTCCTCTCTCTCCTCATGATGCTCGAGTAAGTTTTTGTAACTGCGCTGACTGTCTAGCAAAGCAATAACCTGTGTCGCCGTTGGTCGCTGGGCAAGTGACTGCAGGCGCTGCTCTTCACGTGTCAGGAAACGGGTTATTTTCTTATGCTCAGCTAGATACAGCGATGCCGGCCAACGCCAGGCTTGCTGCTGTTCAGTGGCAATCGACAACAGCCACTGATCCTCAACCTCAATATGCGCACTCAACATCTGCCGGTGCAACTGCATAAAGCCCAGCGCCAATTCGGTTTCTCTTGCCACCAGCGCCTGCTGTTGCAGCAACAGCAACCGATCGATATAACGATGATATTGCGCCACTATATTGGCAACCTCGCTCTCTTCGAGGTCGATCGATAAATCAATACTCACGCTTACTCTCTCTATTTTTAGCCGATAATAGCAGACCAACAGACTGTTGATGTATGGCCAGCATTAACAGCCAGCCTTCTGTCAGGCATAATAGCCGCTGTTTACGTCAGGCCTATTGATATGCAACAACCTTACATTGTCCCGCCCTGCCACGAGCAGGTTGAGATCTTATTTGAAGATGATTTTTTACTGTTGATCAATAAGCCCTCAGGCCTGCTGTCGGTGCCTGGCCGTCTGCCACAAAACAAGGACTGCATGATAACCCGTATTCAACAGGACTACCCTACCGCAACCGTCGCTCACCGACTCGATTTGGACACCTCCGGCCTGATGATGGTGCCGCTATGTCGCGATGTTCACGCCGACCTGACCCGACAGTTCCAGCGCAAAGAAATCAACAAAACGTATACCGCTGTGTTGTGGGGCGACCTCACCGAGGATGGTTCAATCGATCTGCCTATCGCCTGTGACTGGGAGCGTCGGCCGCGACAAAAAATCTGCTATGACAATGGCAAGCAATCACTGACCCATTACGAAATTTTACAGCGTCACGGTGATCGCACCCGTGTACTACTCAAACCGGTTACCGGCCGCTCACACCAGCTGCGTATTCACAGCCGCGAAATCGGCCACCCTATTCTCGGCTGTGATCTCTATGCCCATGAAGAGGCGCTGAACGCTGCCCCTCGACTCATGTTGCACGCCACCACGCTGGAGTTCACCCACCCGCTCAGTGGCGAACGTTTTAACTGGCACTGCCCTCCGTCATTTTAAACAAATCACGCAATCGATAGTAAGTACCCACTCTTTTTAAGCGTTGGATTATGACTATAAGTAACTACACCAATCACTCCAACTACCAGGGTAAAGTCGGCAGTCATCAACACCGGCCAACTCCAGCGCCAGCAGTGTCACACAGGCGGTGACACCGGAGCCACAGTAGACCACCAACGGCGGCGATATATCATCGAAGCGAGTCTCCGTCGGCTGCACCCAACCCTCCTCATCGGTTAAGTCCTGCCAGGGGTAGTTCAATGCCGCTGGAATATGGCCGGCGATGGGGTCGATTGGCTC
It encodes:
- a CDS encoding pseudouridine synthase gives rise to the protein MQQPYIVPPCHEQVEILFEDDFLLLINKPSGLLSVPGRLPQNKDCMITRIQQDYPTATVAHRLDLDTSGLMMVPLCRDVHADLTRQFQRKEINKTYTAVLWGDLTEDGSIDLPIACDWERRPRQKICYDNGKQSLTHYEILQRHGDRTRVLLKPVTGRSHQLRIHSREIGHPILGCDLYAHEEALNAAPRLMLHATTLEFTHPLSGERFNWHCPPSF
- a CDS encoding class I SAM-dependent methyltransferase, producing MSSLFPIEQLGHCSSALTEQMQITLPKAIVDCQLLPQCPELALYLLDANYPQHELDYDTMMRLMNEPSYWAFCWASGQVLARYIIDNPAWVAGKRVLDFGCGSGVAAIAAAKAGASHVVACDIDPVAQLATRHNAELNNVELEISGDFFTYRGGIDIILVADVLYDKQNLPLLSAFAERAPAVLLADSRVRNLSVPPYIKRQTIESSTIPDLDESQEFNQVNIYSAEYGC